GCAGCCTAGATAAAATGTTGTATGTTGATATCAAGTGATTACCATACATCACTACTATTAGACATTTGAAAGTAAAAAGGGGAAATGAATGTGCTTTTTGAAGAGATTATGAAATCTAGAGATAGATTTGAATAAGGTGTAATCTAGATTGTGACGAGAAAGTGTGTCAAAATAGAGATAGTGAAAGTGAAAGTCTTAAGTGTCCTAGTTCTGAGATAGTACGTTAAAATGAAAGATAGAGATTAATGACACTTAATCCTTTGAGTGTCATTGGATATACTCTATGTGCGGGGATTTTTATTTCCTTCAATGGCTTTGGACGTATTTCATTTATAGTAATTTCTCAGtgattgtctctttcttttatttttcacgcATATGAAAAGTGTATAGCATAACTGAAATTATATgtcaatggaaaggaaatttaatCAGTTTTAGTATAaataaacttttatagtttatggtTTTTGTGATTAAATATGTTAAGTATTATGTCCCCAAAAAGTGTCTGTAGCTTTAGTGATGAATCCTTTTATAAAACAGTGAGattcaaatttatttcttaaatgtattGGCGATGAACCTCCTATGCAGCTctatagaattttattattatcaaagttttctGTGGAGAGGGTTCTTTATGATTCAAAttgaaaatctattttttcttaaaaatatgcATGTTTATAGCATTCAAGTCATTTGTATTGTCACACTGATTTTTTCAACAGGGTATTTGCGctcttttcaaatattttgtttgaaaGGTATAGAGGTCTTCTAGTATAGAGATTTTGTTTAAAATCAACCTTACTTCAACAATGATTTCTTGATTAATtacctatactgtatatctttactCAATGACTCTCATAATTGaatactaccaatatatatatatatatatatatatatatatatatatatatatatatatatatatatacatatgtatgtatatatgtatatatatatatatatatatatatatatatatatatatatatatatatatatatatatatatatatacatatatatatgtataaagatccACAGGGGTCTTTTCCTAATGTGGTTCTAAATGATATCCACAACACTGATGCATTCTTAAAACATTAAAACTAGCTTGGTAATTGCTACCCAATTGATACTTCAAGCGCTGCATGATGCAAGGGACCCTAACCAGACTCATTGCCGTTCTTTTCTCATACTATCTTAGGCAAATCTTACCAACCGATCACAGTTATAATTAGTTCTTATCCAAGTAGTTTCGTAGGTTCTGTCATTTCCATACTTCTGGAACCTTGAGGTATCCACATGGAATCTAGTCTTACAGTACTTTCAGGCTTTAATCGAGGAACCTACCTAACAACGCTACCATTCAGTCATCAGCCTTTCGGGTATATAATGAACATTTGTGATCTATTTGATGATGTCattacccgtatatatatatatatatatatatatatatatatatatatatatatatatatatatatatatatatatatatatatatatatatatatatatatatatatatttacatatatatacatatatatatatatatatatatatatatatatatatatatatatacatatatatatatatatatatatatatatatatatataaatatatatatatataaattattatgcaatttaattctatttgatgaCCATGCTTTGATAAACAAACCAATAACCGACTTTGCCTTATTTAGTCTATCAACAAATTCATTTTCAAGATGTCTTTAATTTTTTAGAACTATGCTAAATTACCTAAAGTGGCCATATCATTATTGCGTTGATATCCCAATGCACATCCCTTGATTTAGCAATATTAACATGAAGACCACCAGTCCGTTAACTGATACACGCAAATCTGGCACATCTATAGCTAACAATACTATATCATCTatacaataaagatcttcaaggtAGCTACCATTACCCTTTTTGATTCTCGGCTGTCCTGCATATAACTAGTTTTATAACTACAACTCCATAAAAAAGATGGAGATGTGTATCCTTATGATACAGTTAGTGACACGGCATTTGCTtacctttatgttttttttttttttttaataaggcaatGATTATTTTCCAATGTTCGAGTCTCTGCTGTGTTTTTCATCCCTGGATCCTATATATACATCTCTTAGCTTTTGGTCAAAAGCTTTGTGTAATCAAGTCTGAAGGATGAAGCAGTGTACTTTAATCACAAATACTCTTAGTGGGATATCTTGAATAATCTGACTCCTCAACCCTCGTTTTTAATTTCAGCATTCTGTATGTCCTGAAATACCTCAGATTCTTTATGCTAGTATCTTTTTTTAAGATAAAGAGGTCttgcacatacagtatgtatagcCAGTTTTTCTTCCagtaattaagcactaaaatagcTATTCGGTATGATACCTTAGTTCATTTACAAAGTGCTCTTTACACCATTCTATTATCTTTTCTCCAGATTAAATGAGGACATCCCATGGCCCTTTACTGACATAGCTTCCTGTTTTTCATCCAGACCTGATCTAGGTTTTGATATTTCATCATTATCAAAAGAACGGGCAAATATTTGAAAAACTTTCCGTTTTCCAGCACCTGTTTCCCTCATAATTGTAGCCCATTCGTGAATACCATTTAAGTGAAAAcactataaaaagaaacaaaagggaaatatgtttaagatattttattagaaTAAATAGTACAATAACTTCTCGCATCTAGTACTCACATGGTAATAATTAagtgaaagagaaaaggaaaaggaaaatcagATGTTAGTTAGAGATGAGCAGCGGGGAGCGTCCCGGGAGTCCCTGGCATGACTAGATGGTGGTACGTGAAGAAAGCAGTTCTCAAGTCATCTCGGGGCTTCTCCTCCGCTTGGGCATTGGAGACACTAAGTTCAAGAAAGATGTCGGTAGGTCTGTCGTGGGCAGGATGTCTCAGGGAATTCCCTGAGTTATAGTTTCAGGAAGGACACTTAGGCTGGGACATGGCAAGAACAAGCTGATGGGAGCTTATAAATGTCAATGAAGAGACCCTTGTAGGCATCGCATGGGTCGAAGGAGAGGAGGCGATGGTAGACGTACTTCTGGGTGCAGTGGCTCTTGTAGCAAGGGGCAAGGGCGCGGCAAGCGGCCTCTGGGAACAGGCAGGTCTCAAGACGAGCAGTCTGGGTATAGTAGTGGACATCGTTGACGATCACACGCCATTTGCCCTCGACGTTCTGGGCACGTCTTGGTCTAGCATAAGCTACATCAGAGGGGCAGATGTATCCTTCTGGACCTCCCCAGTGGGTGGCATCATATGGGGAGTCGCCAGTAGAGGCACCAGTGTAGTAAGAGTAGTCGAAAGCCTCCTCTTGTGCCTTGGTGACCATATCTACGAGATCATCTGCAGATTGGTCAGCAACATCAGCGTACTTCTTAGCGAAGATATGGTCAGCTGTGATAGCTCCCTTGATTTCATACTCTGGGTATTCTGCATCCTCCAAGCAGTAGTTGAGTATGGAGTTTACAGCACAGGCAGGAGTTGCCTTTGGATCACAGTATGAATGCTTGTAAGCGGGTTGGTGATGGCCATAGGCAGGGCGTGGGTGGCCGTAAGCTGGTTGGTGTGGGTGTGGGCGTGCTCCCAAAACTATTCCGGCACACGCCAGAAGAACCGACTGTAATAAAGAAGAATTTTGATATCAGTCATTCGAATTTTCATGAACATGTTAGTGTCTTTGAGACTTATGATCTAATTTTCTTACATTACCCTTCTAAATGTAATTTATCAGAACTGAAAACCCCATTGTTCTATTTTTGTGGTTTTATTGTTATAGAATTATCTTTTCTGGTTTGTGGTTGggaatcattgctgaaaatatttCCCTAATAGATGAAACTTCCTATAAAAATAAGATCGAgacatatttaaaaaataatcatatctaATAATGTTACAAGAATCCCATGATAATCATAAAATCCTTATCGCGTAGTTGATCAACAGATAATATACAAGAGAAACGTGCggatttttaaaggaattctaGATTGAAGGTCTTTAAGGAAAGATTTCCTTAAACTATAGGAAAAGTGAAAAGTTGAGATGTCACTAAATAAATCATTCGTAATCAAAAATGTATCTTTTCTTGATACCATGTGGACGTACCAAAGCAAGAGCCATAATGAGGCGATGAGATGCGAGAGTTAATGCGAACTGATGATGGAGGAATTGCAGACTGTCTTTATAGGAACTCTCATGAAGTAGCCACGCCCACCTGTCACCTCAAGGATGGGATTTCAGAGGTGTCCTCTGAATAGGTGATTCTTCATTCTCTTGAAAGAGAAAGTTTGTTTGTTATTAAGGCAGATGCTCTTGATTCCAGTTCTTTATTCGTATATCTTTCGAGTGATTTTATTGTtacttattcattttaatgttttttcttttaaatgatacTTATTTCCGTTCACAAGATGATAGTCTAGGCTATCCTTTAAGGGTTTTTTTTCGTTAGTTGGTTGTAAAATAATGAACTAATAAACGTGACTTATCGATTCAATCATAAATCACAGTTAATTTATATCAGAACTAAAAAGATGAGGTTTCGAATCCTGGCTATAGTAGATTGGGTTTTtatcttatccttcttttagtgtCAGAtgaacttagataataataatttcaatgctgTATTATATTTTCGTATCATTAATTTGAATTACAAAAATACTACAAGTGAACTAATGACTAAACTAtcattagtatacatatatatatatatatatatatatatatgaatgtgtctgTATGTGAATGTATATGCTATTCCTAAAAGTATCAGTGATAGTAAAGAATAAAAGTATTATTTAGCAAAATATCAGTTTACATATAACAGGAAGAGTATAATAGCATTTTGATGAAGAGAGCAAGATGGAAGACACAAAACACTGAATAAGGAAGAGAAATGCAGCTTAGATAAAATGTACTATGTTGATATCAAGTGATTATCATACATCGCTACTATTAGACATTTGAAAGTAAAAAGGGGAAATTAATGtgtgttattatcactattattattattactatccaagctacaaccttagttggaaaagcaagatgctataagtccaagggctccaatagggaaaaatagctcagtgaggaaaggaaataaggaaataaaaaaaatgatgagaataaatcaacaataaatcattctaaaaacagtgacaacgtcaaaacagatatgtcctttataaactattaacaacgtcaaagacagatatgtcatatataaactataaaaagaatcatgtcagcctggtcaacataaaaacatttgctccaacttttgaacttttgaagttctactgattcaactacccgattaggaagaccattccataacttggtaatagctggaataaaacttctagaatactgtgtagtattgagagatTAAGAGATTAGGAAATCTAGAAATAGATTTGAATAAGATGTAATTTAGATTGTGGCGAGAAATTGTGTCAAAATAGAGACAGTGAAAGTGAAAGGCTTAAGTTATCTCAGTAGTGAGATAGTACATGAAAAGGAAAGATAGAGATTAATGGCGCAGTGTGGTGAAAGGCTTAACCCTTTGAGTGTCATTGCACATACTGCACTCTATGTCCGGAGATTTTTATTCCTTTCAGCGCCATTCGGCGTATTTAATTTACTGTGGTTTCCCGCGATTTActctttcttttgttatttatagCATAATTGAAATTATATGTCAATGGAAATGAAATTTAATCAGTTATATTATGATTAAATTTTTAGAGTTTATAGTTTTTGTGATAAAATACGTTAAGTAATATGTCCCAATAAAGTGTCTGTGACCTTAGTGATAAATCTTTTTATTAAATAGTGAGATTgaaattcatttattaatttattggtGAGGAACCTGCTATACAGCTCTATGGAAAACTATTATTACCAGTTTTCTGTGAAAAGGGTTCCTAATGATtcaaattcaaaatttatttttttctatgcatGATTATAGTATTCAGGTCATTTGTATAgtcacattgattttttttttcgacagaATATTTGAGCTAAGTTTCCGAGTATTACATTTAAAAAGGTATAGAGGTCTTCTATCATATAGATTTTGTTTAAAATCGATCTTGCGTCAACAATGATTTCTTGAttaattatgtatactgtatatctatactcaATAATTCTCAAATtgaaaacccattttttttttttttttttttttttttgaaaaaccgaACTACAGGGGTATTTTCCTAATGTGGCTCTAAATGATATCCACAACACTGAAGCattgataaaacattaaaaataccCTGTTAACTACAACCTAATTAATGCCTCAAGCACTGCTAGGGCCCTTTACCAGAAGTATTGCCATTCTTTTCTCTTACTATCTTAGACACATCTTACCAACCGATCCCAGTTCCTTATTAGTTTTTATCCATTCTTCTGGAATCTTGAGGTGTCCACATAGAATCCAGTCTTACAATGTTTTCAGTCTTTATTCGAAGAACCTAGCCTAGCTAATGCTACCAGTCAGTCAACAGCCTTTCATCTATATAATGAACATTTGTGATCTATTTGACGTcattaccaatatatataaatattattaggcAATTTAATTATAATTGATGACTATGCTTTGTTAAGCAAACCCATAACCTGCTTTGCTTGCTTTAGTCTATCAGCAAATTCATTTTCAAGAAATCTATAATTTTTTATAACTGCACCAAGTAACCTAAGGTGGCCATATCATTATTGTGTTAATATCCCAATGCACAGCCCCTGATTTACCTATATTGACATGAAGACTAACCGGTCGGTTAACTAATAGACGTAAATCTGGCACATCTATAgtcttaagaagctggtctagtaagagaaaatattttattcatgtatttcatttgtgtatttaggacACATATAGcctgctcgtaaggtgagttcctctcatgtaggtttaagtaaatgtatgtaaattacataagactttcatcgttcatttaattgtatttttcattcaagtcagtatatgtaatttacgttatcttttttcgagaattaactttttctttcatgtattttcttatgaagtcttatgtaatctcgattAGTTATGCTGTGTAACCCATACTAGATATGAACACGAGGGCTTTCGTCATGTtcatgaggtattacatcatgtttatattttcACGCGGTTAGAATGTGCATTAATATTCAGGAAAtagattactcttttttttaaggTTTCGAGGAGTAGGTTGGCGGAGGTAaatgagagagggttgccttgcaagcaaggttagtttCCCTGTTCGATTTACTTAGTTAGCAACCTTATCCCACTAGGCTttgcccccaagctacgagaatgatctattagaatcatctagaagtttaaagtcaatatatatatgcccctaggaatgcataagcagcagaagagatccagcctgtcccattGAAAGATGCAAAGTTTGTACGCCTCTCTCCTcccaagtgcatcaagtgtgtgccctctcaaacatgATTAactatttctatccaacatatattgtgtgtagcaTGTTCAAACGTTGACGAATCCATTGACTGGTGATTTAAGTGTATTGTATTGATATAAATACTTGTTtagcataaatttttgtaactggccttgtgagtttaggttaaaacagtaaGCTGTATTTAATCTGCTTATCTGTTCGGTAACCCCTTTTGAGCCAAAACACGTAAATGTATCAGTTATAATTATGTAAATCCTATTTAGTGtgtaatcattagagtgttaaagtgttaactctttcattaattatcaaaattaaatatttgtgtaaaatttaatttacagtgaagcaagtgattattcaattttcagagtgtaatattttcttgttttagtcttAGGTTTTTGTTTAGAttcaatatttcgagtaatttaattttggtgttaattctttttgcattaatgttgtaacttttttatagaatatatttatttttgtaaagtgtgtattttacgatcacccatatttctttacaatacttgctcgtaatccctgtttaaaaatcaaagtaagaggttgttttaaatagttcttataaaataatcacccagtcttgttttgagtgtacgtaagagacctttggatattcagtgattttatatattgtcGTCTGTGAGTtacataatattctcagagctcgggtatttttcaagtatgaCAGATTTATGTAGAAATAAACAGGTGGGTTTGGAGCTCTGGATTTTATGTAATTTGCTAGCCATAATAATAGCTAGCAATACTATATCCTTTACACCATAAAGATCTTCGAAGTACCTACCATTACCTTTTTCGATTTTCTCTTTTTTGTGTTCGGCTGTCCTGTATACCGTGATGAGATTTTTTATTAAGGctatgattttttttcctaaagGCACAGTCTCTCAGAATCTTCCAGAGCATTTTTCTGCTGACATAACTAAAAGCTTTTAAAAAATTTAAGAGTCACTTCAGATACATAATGTCTCAGCACACAAAAATTTACCATTGTGTTTTACATCCCCAGGATCCTGCCTATACATCTCTTAGCTTCTGCTCAAGAGCTTTGTGTAATCAAGTGTGTAGGATTAACCAGTGAACTTTAATCACAAATCCTTTTAGGGCGATGCGTTCAGTTGTTAGTTCCTCAACCCTCGCTTTTATTTTCAACATTCTGTATGTCCAGAAATAGCTCAGATTCTTTATGCTAGTATGTTTTTAAGATAAAGAGGTCATGCAAATATGTATAGCCAGTTCTTCCAGTAATTAAGCAGTAAAATAACTAATTGATATGATACCATAGTTAATTTACAAAATGCTCTCTACACCATTCTATCATCTTTTCTCCAGATTAAATGGGGTTATCTTAAGGCCCTTTTCAGGCATAGCTTGCTGTTTTTCATGCAAACTTGAGCTAAGTTGTGATATCCATCATTATCTAAAGAACGagcaaatatttgaaataaattttgttttcaagCACCTATTTATCTCGTGAATtgtagtccattcttgattaacaTTCAAGtgaaaacactttgaaaagaaacaaaatggaaatatgTTTAGGATATTTTATTAGAATAAATAGTACAATAACTTCTCGCATCTAGTACTCACATGGTAATAATTAAGTGaatgagaaaaggaaaaggaaaatcagATGTTAGAGATGAGCAGCGGGGAGCGTCCCGGGAGTCCCTGGCATGACTAGATGGTGGTACGTGAAGAAAGCAGTTCTCAAGTCATCTCGGGGCTTCTCCTCCGCTTGGGCATTGAAGACACACAAAGTTCAAGAAAGATGTCGGTAGGTCTGTCGTGGGCACGAAGTCTCAGGGAATTCCCTGAGTTATAGCTTCAGAAAGGACACTTAGGCTGGGACATGGCAAGAACAAGCTGATGGGAGCTTGTAGATGTCAATGAAGAGACCCTTGTAGGCATCGCATGGGTCGAAGGAGAGGAGGCGGTGGTAGACGTACTTCTGGGTGCAGTGGCTCTTGTAGCAAGGGGCAAGGGCGCGGCAAGCGGCCTCTGGGAACAGGCAGGTCTCAAG
The DNA window shown above is from Palaemon carinicauda isolate YSFRI2023 chromosome 37, ASM3689809v2, whole genome shotgun sequence and carries:
- the LOC137629135 gene encoding neurotrophin 1-like, giving the protein MALALSVLLACAGIVLGARPHPHQPAYGHPRPAYGHHQPAYKHSYCDPKATPACAVNSILNYCLEDAEYPEYEIKGAITADHIFAKKYADVADQSADDLVDMVTKAQEEAFDYSYYTGASTGDSPYDATHWGGPEGYICPSDVAYARPRRAQNVEGKWRVIVNDVHYYTQTARLETCLFPEAACRALAPCYKSHCTQKYVYHRLLSFDPCDAYKGLFIDIYKLPSACSCHVPA